From a single Solenopsis invicta isolate M01_SB chromosome 6, UNIL_Sinv_3.0, whole genome shotgun sequence genomic region:
- the LOC105204096 gene encoding uncharacterized protein LOC105204096 isoform X6: MGTNLTKQSRREATQRDVERERRQRMEAEARVREATAEAERARSRVHHLQRELARMEESSRSLLQQKHRAEQLKQEKTALTLSYEARVHQYQTQISKLQLENESMRGQLRGLEAACAGEVHAALVARLATLETEHAALARDADAQRRQYERCLDDVANQVVRALLSQKGLREEIGALQRRIRELEAQNRALSGLLAQAASPGSPTEFIQGILEAGPAALVAALGLDPSWVPLSRPRSLNLQIPVMAATKCRRNRPLAQKPSEEEGSESPESGNRDEGYSTMSSDVQGEGTRQEPSARGLEDLKEATDETEADVSPDARLVALDTGDPDVLFLPLNLTLGINPRHSYPPTKDLLPYQHVMRSFSDSHLCLKLTTTTNFTPYKLPSPMASSSLLLVEEEGWDAEYVQQWLRLDDSRSAQQHRDLLELEYDRTELEDWSFSLSTEDLVQNESALWKEQPATTNTPALPAIKEHNLLELEEDANECLWNGASYLADRTGGELVALLMDARANGPWPYASSPGASWSSEEGALENSSKRSSAALSGCSDDPDTPSIGTDFTRDFYRLVKFESTKSLASTSSRSGRPPPDREQALQSVLSFIAEQQMYLAELPNNPVEPQNVSHSTEEVGLSKIDSTGETKVAEVEGLSAQESSTGNAIEISNNDELLDQIQVPPLAPEERIVSAVSCNGGITYTTVAPSELGAVPEEDEEVATSSTPSTVVSPARAMLFVEGRDRTLSFHERATSKDVIDELNRMIRKGEDTTSANIVHNDSQLPLEKLDLACCCPTGWVHVERDIDFTDPKARANLLDVMLASSESSSATSSSGSAGSDSGDEPPDYRHLHRLHRYRRQKKASAAQAHRVLRLPSTWGSSRPSIIGRGDDFFVRYGDKEREAVASFDFLDEFVATATTTAATGSSFLLGPDSSPLDLDDDTPSTDLNSDIMKLSPL; the protein is encoded by the exons ATGGGCACCAATCTCACTAAGCAGAGCAGG AGGGAGGCCACGCAACGAGATGTGGAACGAGAACGCCGGCAGCGAATGGAGGCCGAAGCTCGGGTACGCGAGGCTACGGCTGAGGCTGAAAGAGCGCGCTCGAGAGTCCATCATCTTCAGAGAGAGCTGGCCAG GATGGAGGAGTCGTCGCGGAGTCTGCTACAACAGAAGCACCGGGCCGAACAGCTGAAGCAGGAGAAAACGGCGCTAACACTATCCTACGAA GCGCGCGTGCATCAGTACCAAACGCAGATATCGAAGCTGCAGCTGGAGAACGAGTCGATGCGTGGTCAGCTGCGCGGTCTGGAGGCAGCGTGCGCCGGTGAAGTGCACGCCGCGCTGGTCGCACGCTTGGCGACCCTCGAGACGGAGCACGCGGCCCTGGCGCGGGACGCCGATGCCCAGCGTCGGCAGTACGAGCGGTGCCTGGACGACGTCGCCAACCAGGTGGTCCGCGCTCTCCTATCGCAAAAG GGTCTCAGGGAAGAAATAGGCGCTTTGCAGAGACGTATACGAGAGCTTGAAGCTCAAAATCGAGCATTATCGGGACTCTTGGCGCAGGCTGCCAGTCCTGGAAGCCCTACCGAATTTATCCAAGGAATCCTCGAGGCTGGTCCAGCCGCCCTGGTCGCCGCCTTGGGCCTGGACCCCTCCTGGGTCCCTCTCTCGAGGCCGCGTTCCCTCAACTTGCAGATACCCGTGATGGCAGCCACTAAGTGCCGACGCAACCGACCTCTTG CGCAAAAACCATCGGAGGAGGAGGGCAGCGAGAGCCCGGAGAGCGGTAATCGCGACGAGGGCTACTCGACCATGTCGAGCGACGTCCAGGGTGAGGGCACGCGTCAAGAGCCATCTGCGCGCGGTCTCGAGGATCTGAAGGAGGCGACTGACGAGACCGAGGCCGACGTGTCGCCGGACGCGCGTCTCGTCGCCCTCGACACCGGCGATCCGGACGTTCTCTTCCTACCTCTGAATCTCACCTTGGGCATCAACCCCCGTCACAGTTATCCGCCGACTAAGGATCTGCTGCCCTATCAGCACGTGATGCGCAGCTTCTCCGATAGCCACCTCTGTCTCAAGCTCACCACCACCACTAATTTTACGCCGTATAAGCTGCCTAGCCCCATGGCCTCGTCCTCTCTCCTGCTGGTGGAGGAGGAAGGCTGGGACGCTGAGTACGTGCAACAATGGCTGAG GCTCGATGACAGTAGAAGCGCACAACAGCATCGGGATCTACTCGAATTGGAGTACGACAGGACGGAGCTGGAGGATTGGAGTTTCTCCCTGTCCACGGAGGACCTCGTACAAAATGAATCCGCATTGTGGAAGGAGCAACCAGCTACTACAAATACGCCCGCCCTGCCGGCAATCAAGGAGCATAATCTCCTGGAATTGGAGGAGGACGCGAACGAGTGTCTATGGAATGGCGCGAGCTATCTCGCCGACAGAACCGGAGGAGAGCTG GTTGCGCTTTTAATGGACGCGAGAGCAAACGGGCCTTGGCCATACGCCTCGAGTCCCGGTGCGTCTTGGAGCAGCGAAGAAGGTGCCCTAGAGAACTCGAGCAAGCGTTCGTCGGCAGCGCTTTCCGGCTGCAGCGACGACCCTGACACTCCGTCAATTGGCACAGACTTCACCAGGGACTTTTATCGGCTAGTAAAGTTCGAAAGTACCAAGAGCCTGGCGAGCACATCGTCCAGGAGCGGTAGACCTCCACCGGACAGGGAACAAGCACTTCAGAGTGTTCTGTCTTTCATCGCCGAACAACAAATGTACCTCGCGGAGTTACCAAACAATCCCGTGGAACCACAGAACGTGTCTCACTCGACCGAAG AAGTGGGCCTTAGCAAAATTGATTCTACGGGAGAAACGAAAGTAGCGGAGGTAGAAGGATTGTCCGCTCAGGAGAGCAGTACCGGAAACGCGATAGAAATAAGCAACAACGACGAGCTGCTCGATCAGATACAGGTACCACCGTTGGCACCCGAGGAGAGGATCGTTAGCGCCGTATCGTGTAACGGCGGTATCACGTATACGACGGTAGCTCCATCGGAATTGGGAGCCGTTCCCGAGGAGGACGAAGAGGTCGCGACTTCCTCTACGCCTAGTACGGTT GTCAGCCCGGCACGAGCGATGCTCTTCGTGGAGGGTAGAGATCGAACATTGAGCTTCCATGAGCGCGCCACGTCCAAAGACGTCATAGACGAATTGAACCGCATGATTCGAAAGGGCGAGGATACTACCTCCGCTAACATCGTTCACAACGACTCACAGTTACCGCTGGAGAAACTAGATCTCGCTTGCTGTTGCCCGACAGGATGGGTTCACGTTGAACGTGATATTGACTTCACCGACCCCAAG GCTAGAGCCAATCTTTTAGACGTGATGTTAGCAAGCAGCGAAAGTTCCTCGGCGACATCGAGCAGCGGTTCGGCGGGCAGCGACTCGGGGGATGAACCACCTGATTACCGCCACTTGCACAGATTACATCGGTACCGACGGCAAAAGAAAG CGTCGGCGGCCCAGGCGCATCGCGTCCTCCGGCTGCCGTCCACCTGGGGCTCATCTCGGCCGTCGATCATCGGCCGTGGCGACGACTTCTTCGTACGCTACGGGGACAAGGAGCGCGAGGCGGTGGCTTCATTCGACTTCCTCGACGAGTTCGTTGCGACGGCGacaacgacggcggcgacgggaTCCTCCTTCTTGCTCGGCCCGGACAGCAGCCCCCTCGACCTGGACGATGATACGCCATCCACCGATCTCAACAGCGACATCATGAAACTCTCGCCGCTCTAG